The genomic region GGGTTAGCTCTCTCAAGCACTGGTTTTAGGATGTAGAACGGAATGCCACCGGTCGCACCGATCTCGTCCAGATGGTCCTGCAGCAACCGAATGCACAGCTCGTACAGCGTCGGGATGACACCCTTCGCGTTCGTTTTCATACCCGAGTACACCTTCGTGCGCAAGTTCTTCGACTGCATGCTTTGCCCGAGCGCTTCCTCTTCCGTGAGTGGTCGCCGTTGGCCgccggcaccaccaccactaccccGACCACCCATAAACACACAATCCATCACAGTTTGATTGAGTGGCATCGGACGATAGTTTGGGGATATCATCGGCAACGCTTCTACAATTTCCGATGCCTCCGGAAGCGGCTCGAGTTTAATCTTTTGCGACAGAAGCTCCGAAGCCGAAGGTATAGTGCTAACCCCCTCCCTTCTGCTCGATGAGGAACCGATGGACGACGGACCACCACCCAGTTTCGCCCTCGATGAGTGGCCaccggacgacgacgaggtaGAAGACGGCGAGCGCTTAGTGATggttactttttccttttccttgctGCTACCGGATGATTTCTTTTTCGACCCCGGAAACCCGATCATGGCAAGGGCATCAGCAAAACTGGCACCACCCGATCCGTCCAGCCCATCGGCAACATCCTCGGGATCCGATTCTTCGTTGCCTTCCTCTTGGCTGCTGCAGGGGACTTTTTCTTTACGCTTCGGTTTCGACGAACCGCCAGCCTTCTCCGAGTGCCTTTCGTCAGATTTTTCGTGCCGATCACGATGCTTCGACGAAGACGACGCGGACGATGTGGAGGAGGTTATTTTCGATGACCTTTTCGAGTGTGATGATGACGGTGACTCGGCTGAGGTAGAACTACCCTGCTCAGTTCTATGCTCCTTACGAGATCGTttggacgacgacgatgtcaTCAACTCTCCGCCGTCTTCACCCTCCTGAGCGTGCCGCTTAGAACTTCCAGTACTCTTTTCCCCATCCTTGGAACGATGATGCCTGTTATCTTTATGACTAGATTCTTTTCGTGTGCTACTACTGTTACTATGACTGTGACTACTCCCACTACTGCCTCCTCCCGCGGTGGTTTCCTTCGTTCCGCTGCTGTTAGTGTGATGCTTTGAGAAACTCCGCTCCCTGTGTCGTTCGCCCTGGGAGGATGAACTTCTAGACGATCCGTCGCCGCGTGAGGATGACGATTTGTGAGATTTCGAGTCCCCGCTCGACGTATGCCGTCGGTGATCACTATCTGACTTGCTTACGCTCGCATGTTTGTGACTACCGCTCCCACTAGAAGTGCTACTGGATTGCTTTGATGTGGAGCTGTGATGATTGTGATGGTTACTACTACCACTAGATTGGTGATCCTTGATTCCCGAAGACCTACTGTGATGTTCGTTTCGGTGACCGGAACTCGCCTTAACCTCTGACGATTTactgtgatgatgatgatgatgattttgatGATGATTGTCTTGATGGTGACGATTGGTTTGGTCGTCCGATTCGTTCGCGCTCTCACTGTTACTTTGTCCATCCCGATGCCCGTCACGTGACTGAGATTCACCGTAGGTTTCTGGaataaggaaaaaagaaattccAAGTTCATAAACTTGTTGTAATTGACCGCATATGACTATTCCGTCAACAACACTGCGCTGCTTGTTTACAGCATGAATGTTGTAACAGGCGCAACAATCAACCGTAGCAACCGTCCACCTAGTAAGCCAACTGCGACGGTACGAAAATCTGCAGGTGTTAACCGAACGATGCAATTATCATTTATCACTACTATTTAACAAAACTTGAAGCAACTACGTTTCTGTTTGATCTAAAAATTTACATACCATCTTCTTCCGCTCCGTTCGACCCGTTGGTCACATCGTAATCGTGAACGTCGTCCTCGTCCGCCATCGTGTTATCATGACCGCCACCATCACCGTCGCCATCCGCGCCATCTTCCTCGTCGTCACTCATGTCACTGCGATTAGATCGATCACCGTTGTGTCTTGTACCCGTATCGGTCGGCCCGTGCTGCTGACCGGATCCGGTCGCACCGTCGTCCGATTCTTCCGCTGCCACCATTGCCTTCCACTTGGTCACCAGTGCCTTGGCCGCCACCCCCACCTCACCGTCGTACTTCCGGAGACTGTTAACCGTGCGCCCGATGCCGGTTTCCTGTAGATGCCGTACGGATATCGGAAGCTTGTATAACTTCCCAATACAATGGACAATCTATCAGGGATAAAACGAACCCAATGTGATGATAAATTTATGAGTGGTTATTACTGCTTTAATCATATCATGAAAAAGGATGCACCAAAATTATGTTGTTATgtatattttggaattacaaaGTTATACAAATTAATACGATTTTTCTGTCCAAAAATCATACTGCAACGTTTCCGCCCATAGTCAATATGTAAACAACGTTGTTTTCAGAACAAACAAGAAACGAAGctgaaacaaattttaaaacaaatcatcatccaaacatttgtgagcggatgtataataaacaaaacaattaataaAAGATCATAATAACAAACATACATTGTTAGTGTTGTTAGTTTACCTAAAAACATCAAGCATATCCACAACAACTCAGTCAAATATTCAACCACTAACCACTTAAGTGGTTACAAGGAAGCGGAACGATTAGTGGGGTTTGTGGTTTTTCACAAACGCCTAACCACGTGGTAGTGGCAGATACACACATCTTTTTAACATTGTACAGTAGTTTCCGCGGTGATGTGGCATATAAAAGTGGTGCATCGCAATGTAGGCGAATCTTGCAGTTATGATGTGAGTAAAAAGTTTAACCTGTTTAACCGTTATCTTATCGAATTCTTATCTTTGAGGAGCAGAGAGCCCTTTACGCTCCCATCGGTGGGCGGACACTTTCGCAACGCGGCATCCCAGATGCCTTTGACCTAGAAATTATATATTCTTCTTCGCATACACTTACCCGCGCCGTATCGTTAAGCGACTTATTGATGCTCGTCTGGTAGTGATTGATAACATCCTCGATCGACGACATTTTGGAAACGAAGATTGGTCCGGGAGGATGTGATGAAAGTGCCCAGTTGCTCGTATTTACCCGTAATTTTCCGGCACCGGTTTGATGGAATGCAAATGCCCTGTATTGACTTTCTCCGCCCTGCACTTCAAAAGACTGCTTCGTTACCTAGCTACCGAACCAAATGTTGCCTTCTGCGACCGTCGTCTGGTACGCGAGTTTTAACACTATGCACACACAAGCGAAAATTGAAGCAGTCGGTACGAAAGTGCAGGTATCTGCAGCAACAGACGGCGATGAAGGGGTCATAAAAGGTACACCTTTTCAATGCATACTGCCTGCACGCTCGAGTGGATTTCGTCCCTTCAGCTTAATCCTCCCTTAGAACGTTTGCTCATATTGCCTGCCGTCCACAACCGGGGGTCGGTACTTTTCCGGGCGCACGTTGCCGTACCGTTTCATTGGCGATTCCAAGGGCAATTCCAAGGGGTACAGTTTTCCCTGAGTTGGcagtaccttttttttctaagagtATACAAAAAATCACACGTACatgcagcacacacacacacaaacacacacgaacgCACGGCTGTTCTGTAGTGCGATTAAATTGACGCACACCTGCGgcacggtggaaaaacgtTCACCACCCGAAAAACGATCGTTTGCCAACGCATCGCATACCgttcttatttttcttcgccgCACCGTCTTGCTCTTCCACACTATCTCGTCGCAGAATCCTCTTCACTGTTGGGAGTGAGATTTTCGTGTCGCTTTTCACAGGAACTTTCTAACGGCGGACGTTGAGTTCATTATCTTTCTGAGCAACACAACCATTACGCAATGGAAACCCCAGACGTTTCGCGACAAGACGGGACCCTGTACTTTCCCGGGCAACTGTACTGCTTTTTAATTCCCACTTCATCAAATACTTCCTCCAATTAGCACCAGCACGACGGTTAGTGATAACGTAAGCACAACAGCACAAGCGTACTAGATGCAAAACTCTTCTTTGCCGCAGATTTTGCATGCACCAAATACGCCATTCGTGCGCCTATGTCCATCAGCTGAACGAcggtgtatgtttgtgtatgtgtgacaTCGATGTAAACGTCAAAGTTCGCAAACACAACATTGTCAAACTGCCTGTCATGCAAAAACATTCTCGTTTAAACTGACTGGTTGAGCCATAACTCAATCGTTTAAAATCACAATATTATGAGTGTGAATCTCAAATGAAGCATTAAAAACCACCTGAAACCATCATAAGCCAATAAATGGTTAAATGAACCCTAAaagagttaaaaataaaataaaaataagtat from Anopheles coustani chromosome 3, idAnoCousDA_361_x.2, whole genome shotgun sequence harbors:
- the LOC131260114 gene encoding transcription elongation factor B polypeptide 3 isoform X2, producing MVAAEESDDGATGSGQQHGPTDTGTRHNGDRSNRSDMSDDEEDGADGDGDGGGHDNTMADEDDVHDYDVTNGSNGAEEDETYGESQSRDGHRDGQSNSESANESDDQTNRHHQDNHHQNHHHHHHSKSSEVKASSGHRNEHHSRSSGIKDHQSSGSSNHHNHHSSTSKQSSSTSSGSGSHKHASVSKSDSDHRRHTSSGDSKSHKSSSSRGDGSSRSSSSQGERHRERSFSKHHTNSSGTKETTAGGGSSGSSHSHSNSSSTRKESSHKDNRHHRSKDGEKSTGSSKRHAQEGEDGGELMTSSSSKRSRKEHRTEQGSSTSAESPSSSHSKRSSKITSSTSSASSSSKHRDRHEKSDERHSEKAGGSSKPKRKEKVPCSSQEEGNEESDPEDVADGLDGSGGASFADALAMIGFPGSKKKSSGSSKEKEKVTITKRSPSSTSSSSGGHSSRAKLGGGPSSIGSSSSRREGVSTIPSASELLSQKIKLEPLPEASEIVEALPMISPNYRPMPLNQTVMDCVFMGGRGSGGGAGGQRRPLTEEEALGQSMQSKNLRTKVYSGMKTNAKGVIPTLYELCIRLLQDHLDEIGATGGIPFYILKPVLERANPNQLLHLEHFNPHFVEDSDVLWEQHCKRTFRAKQRNEEELETWREMFLRCSEERDAKLKSLTQNIKLAQEQAAAPIRKTQLAYVDSAVKPPRSVINKQARYGTARAPVVSPAARVAALAQGGNVAQVGDTRLRVTPGARDNAQAQVFQPTKPRKAPMMAKVLSSMKGFKTSFRR
- the LOC131260114 gene encoding transcription elongation factor B polypeptide 3 isoform X1, with amino-acid sequence MSSIEDVINHYQTSINKSLNDTARIVHCIGKLYKLPISVRHLQETGIGRTVNSLRKYDGEVGVAAKALVTKWKAMVAAEESDDGATGSGQQHGPTDTGTRHNGDRSNRSDMSDDEEDGADGDGDGGGHDNTMADEDDVHDYDVTNGSNGAEEDETYGESQSRDGHRDGQSNSESANESDDQTNRHHQDNHHQNHHHHHHSKSSEVKASSGHRNEHHSRSSGIKDHQSSGSSNHHNHHSSTSKQSSSTSSGSGSHKHASVSKSDSDHRRHTSSGDSKSHKSSSSRGDGSSRSSSSQGERHRERSFSKHHTNSSGTKETTAGGGSSGSSHSHSNSSSTRKESSHKDNRHHRSKDGEKSTGSSKRHAQEGEDGGELMTSSSSKRSRKEHRTEQGSSTSAESPSSSHSKRSSKITSSTSSASSSSKHRDRHEKSDERHSEKAGGSSKPKRKEKVPCSSQEEGNEESDPEDVADGLDGSGGASFADALAMIGFPGSKKKSSGSSKEKEKVTITKRSPSSTSSSSGGHSSRAKLGGGPSSIGSSSSRREGVSTIPSASELLSQKIKLEPLPEASEIVEALPMISPNYRPMPLNQTVMDCVFMGGRGSGGGAGGQRRPLTEEEALGQSMQSKNLRTKVYSGMKTNAKGVIPTLYELCIRLLQDHLDEIGATGGIPFYILKPVLERANPNQLLHLEHFNPHFVEDSDVLWEQHCKRTFRAKQRNEEELETWREMFLRCSEERDAKLKSLTQNIKLAQEQAAAPIRKTQLAYVDSAVKPPRSVINKQARYGTARAPVVSPAARVAALAQGGNVAQVGDTRLRVTPGARDNAQAQVFQPTKPRKAPMMAKVLSSMKGFKTSFRR